ACGACTTGAAGTACTCGTAGATAGTAAGTACACACTTAAATGCTAATTAGGAAGGCACTTGACATTCGAAATAAATCCCCAAACCGAACAACACGATGAGATACGCACGAGTGCGAGTAGTTCAACGAAAAGCTGGCCTGTTCGTAAATGCTTGACATTTCAGACGCACACTCGAGGGTGCAAgctgtgtgggtgtgggtgtacaCCATGCGTATACCCCACAGCTGAACGGCTATCGCAGCTGAACTCCCGCAGAAACAGCACTGGTTCGTCGTCGAGGATGCATGCCAGCAACGTCCAAGACAACGCGAAGTGAAGCGAATTGCCTATGTTATAGATCTATCTCTAAATAAAAGTCTACGACTATGACCTATAATGCTGTGTCTACCAGTGTGGCACGCCGTTCATAGAAACCACGCCATTTCCGGTGGTACACATATGCCACGGGAGAGCGCTTCCGTGCAATCCATTAGCTCGTTTGTCTgctccagccccagccccagccccagccacgTCTAAGGTCAGTCAGCAATGCCGGATATTAATTACGCTCATATGTACATTTGTATCGCATTAATCTGAGGCCCACAATGAGCTACACGAAGactcacacagacacacacacacacaaacacacacactgaaTCTGGAGGAATAAAGCATTTACATGTCTCAGCGCTACAAGAACCCACACATACTACTGGTAATTGAACGTATGTGCCCCCAAAATTTACATACCTACTAGTTCTCTGGTAAGGGCAGGCTCCGGCCTAGGCCTCGACATTTATGAGAAGTCGTGTTTTGTTTACTCTGCGGGGAGTTGCGTCGTTATCTGTGCGGATGTGCGACGGCTTACGAGTGCGAGTATGTGGCAGTATTTGTGTTAGACGTCGCCCCTAAGCGGCAGCCATTAGTACTCGGTCCTCCCACACGTACGCtgcccccccctccccacacTGCTGGCTTGATGGATATGATGGGGGTGAGGATGAGCAGTACTCTGAGGCCGTGTCTGCCTATTTGTTGGCATATGTTTATGCTTGTGTCTGTCGCTACATTATTGATAACGCCAAATGAACCCCGCGCAATTTACTTTCACTTATTGGGTACAACAAATTTGTAAGGCAACTCCTTTTTTGTTCGCAGAAGCATAAAAGACAGAAAGACAGACAAAGCTGTACCACTAAATTGATTCGAGATACGTCGAACGACAACCACGCTGGTAGACAGACAACCTACAAGATGGCTTAAGACCTTTTCTACATCGGGCTATGAACCAATATAATTTTGGCTATAATCTCAAAATGCATTCATTCATTAGGTATTTACAGTTACCGAAAGCTCGTCCATATTTAAAAACAGCTCGCCTGAGTCCTCTCCACCAAATTCCTAAACGCCGGACAAGAGAGCACTCCTCAATCTGGACCTGTGTACTGCTGCAAAGGGGAGGAGCTGGCTAGGATTTTCTTTGTATTGTCGTTGGTGTCTCGCACAGAAACACTCGTATCCACGGGTGGCTAGGGTCCAGCAAACGCATCCACAGTTGTTGCACGTTCGGAGGGTTCGAGCAACTGATGTCCCGGCATGTCCTTACTAGTCTTGCTGCTGACATTGGGAGGGGCGACAGCGACGCTCACTGATGTGGTATACACATGGGGCTCGCAATCCAGAGTGCTCTGTCATCCGTAGTAGAACTGCGACCCGACAGCAACGCCAGTGGACAATGTGCGCGGCGCAGTGCCGTCATAGGAGAGTTGTGGCTGGAGCATGGGGGGCTTGGAGCGGCGCAGCGTCGAAGTGCCCGGCCCGGCTACATGGCTCAGCGTCGTCATACTTAGCGGAGACTGAAGCTGCTGTGATGGAGGGTGCGCCGGCGAACCGCCCGCCAGCGAGGATGGCGGCGTGGGCGTATTGGTTTGGCGCTGCAGGACGCCCATACCCATGCCCTCAGCGTTTATGATATACCCGCCCCTGATTGTCGGCGCCGTCGTGTACTGAGCCAGCGAAGTGATTGGTACCATTGTGCCTTCCGAGGGGAAAGCGAGATATGGAGTAAGCGGATCGGGGCAGTGGAGCGGTTACTTACTTATGGCGCTGCTGCCGGGCAAGCCTGCTCCAGCTCCGTTGGCTCCAATGACAATGGCCGGCGTCagaattcccgccaccgtTCCTGGACCGGCGCTGGCACTGCTCGTCGCCACGAAGGTGCCTGAGGATATGCCAATGAGGTCGGGCGACTGCCGTGCTCCCACTAGAAGGGGATTCGCTATCAACCCAGCGGCAGGCCCAGAGCCAGGAGCCAGGCTAGCATACAAGTTGCTGGCTGGCGCGTAGGTCAAATAGTTCTGCAGGAGCATCggtgtgaagcggaatgagcCACCAAATTCATTCTTAGTCACTCACCTCGTTCTTGGACACACTGGGCACAGGTATTGGAGTAGTGAGGTCGATGTCTGCATCTATTTCGGAAATGGTGTCGTTAAAGCCGCTGGGAATTGTCGTCTCGTCGACTAGGCCTCCTCCGCCCCCGCCGCCTTTGCTCGAGCTGTCGGTGGAGTGCGTATTGGTTGCAAGACCCCGACGCTTCTGCAACACGAGTCTAGTGGCAACGATGACGATAGAGAAGAGCACCCCCAGCGACCCAATGATAAGGAGGTAGAAGTACATGCGCTCCTGGTCATCTGCGGAGAGGATAGAATAGGAGGATTTTAAAGATCATACAAACGCTAGGCATCCTCAGTATATTAGAAGCAGACCGCCAGGCATTGAAGGTACTTTAAGGTCAAAGCATTTCGTTAAAGCTATCCGAAAAAAAACCACACTGTAGAAGTACAATGCAATTTTTGTATCATCTGGTAGCAAATGTGACCGAAAAGGAGCCCCGAGGATTTAAAACCCCGCCACTGGATATTATTTGCAAATCAGATTTCTACACTACGAATGTCTGCGACGCCCCTGGTGGCAGTTCGGACAAACACGGGTGGTGCAAAACTGTTGTGGTATAAGGTCTGTGCTGCTTGCAGGTTAGGTCTGTCAGAAGGACAACTGCAGTTCAATAGCCGGTGTCAAGAAGAGGCTGAATTTATCTACGCTTTCATTTAAAAAACAAGATCCGACTTTAAGTTTAAAAAATGGCTTACCCTCTAGGCTCAAGTCGGCACTATGTGTCATTACAGGATTGACGCCACTGCCATCGACATCTGAGACCAGGGAGCCGTTCGTCATGGTCTGATTGCCAGCAGGATTAGCACTAGCTCCGGACCCAGGCCCGTTGGTGCTGTTGCGCCTTCCGAGAGCTGTTGTGTTTCCGTAAAGTTTTGGTATCGCCTCCGACTCCTTGTAGATCAACTCGTCGTCGTAGAGGTCGTTGATGTCGCCCTCAAAGTCTTCAGACTCGTCCGGCTCCACTTCCGAGTCGTTGCTCTCCTTGAGCACTTGCTTTGGCACTAGACGAAAACACAGGAGGGATGCAGCGGATTAATTGATGTACATAAATCAAGCGGCCAAGTCAGGCATCGAAAGAGAAGCACCAGGCATCAATCTTGTGCTCCGATACGATTGGATGCACCAAGCCCCCAAGATCAGCCCCCTCATGCTCTAGTGCTCTACTTACCACATGTGTAAACAACCTTCAGATACATCCGCGAGTTGGGCTGGCACGGAGTGCCGAAGGTGTTTGCGTCAGCTGCCAGGTTGCATCGCCGTCGTCCGTGGCAAATTTGCATGACGGTCTCTGTCGCGTATGAGGCGAGGCACGCTACACACGGAGATAGAACCAAGGAAATAAAGTGCAAGAGGTGAAGAATCAATGTCAGTGCGCTGTCGGAGCCATGATTGATGAGAGTCAGTGCCTCAGATGACCTCCGAAACCTCCCAAACCTACCAAAGCTCCCAAACTCAAACTTACTTTCTTCGCGAACACCCTGCGGCTGTGGGCACTGGATGCTCTCGTACTCGGTCCTCCCAAAGCTGGCGCTGTACACCGCTATCCGAGAGTACGGGTTGCATTCCAGCTGGGCAACATCGTTGTGACAGGCAACCTTGCTGCGGAACTCATCTGAAATTGGTACATAGAACAAAGCTTATGAATACATAATAGAGTGGAATGTTCAATTTCTTTGCCAAATAAACTACTGTTGCGCAACTCATTGAATGGAGGAACCAACTTTGATTCAAAGCGAATTTCCCCTTGTTACTTCACGAAAAGACGTTTAATATGTAGTTACTGTGTGAATGGGCGCCACACGGACGTTACGACAATGAAAAGCCCGGTAGAGCAGTCAACGATTTCAACGATTTCGACAATTTCGTAATTGAAAGACACGGTGCTCGCGCTGCATCTGACTTAAATGTGCTTCCCACTCCATCCAGCCCTCCGATTATAGGTCTGAAATTCAAATGTTCGTACAATAAGTGCGCAACATTCACTGCAATTGGAAgcgccctgccctgccctgcttCCTCTGGGCCCAGATCCCTGTTCACCGATGGAAGTTAATTTTGTGTCATCGAAGTTCTTCCGTGTTCGACGAAGCACGTCCAAAGGCGAACGGACTGCCAGATCCCGGGAGCGAAGCTCCTCTTCTGACTGTCCCGTTTGCAACCGCCTCCAGGGCCTTCTGCCGTCATAGCCGACTCTGCAGCTCCGCGCTAACAAAGCCCCAACCCAGGTCGCCCTTCCACCTCACTGGATTTTTGGAACGCACGACAGAGCGCTAAACTTGTTATACTCGTACATGTACAAGTATCCTCCAATACATATACTATGTACGTACGAGGAAATTTGTTCCGTGCTAGCTCCAGCCAACTTGCATGCTGTGCTCCCCTCGAATTTCGCCGACGGGACAGCACCCGAGTCCCCGTACTTACCTCCGGCCCTGGCTGTCAGCTGGCGGATAGGGAAAGCTTTGCTCAGGGCGCAGCCCGTAGCCTGACCCCGGCGAActtttatttaactttttcGGTTGGACGTTTATGTGTCGATTCCGGCTGTCGAGGGTATTCCACCCCCGGAATCAATAGGTAGCCCAGAAACTCCCGGCTACACGGGTATCGATGTGTCGGTGTATCGTGCTCGCATTTTCTGCCCTTTTACGTGTACCCTCGTGTCCCTTGTGCTCCAAATAAATTCGGGCGAATTGAAAAAAAACTTGCGACGGTTCCATGGGTGTGTTGGTTGACTTACATGGGCGGCATTTGTAGGCAACTTCGACGATTTTCCGACGCTTGGGGCAGGGGTCGTTGCTGATTGCATTGGAGCTAGCCGTGCTGCTGTGATAGCTGCTGGTGCCGGACGAATCGCCCACTCCGCTGGCTCCCAGTCCGTAGAATTGCGGGGATCCGTGAAACTTGCAGTGCTTCTTCTTCTGGCATGCCTCGACCACCGTCTGAAGCAGGGAGTACTGAAAGTAAGGAGCAAGACCAGGCCGTGCATTAGTTGCTTTCCAGTCCACCCAGACTCTGTCTGCTCCGCATTAAGGTGCAAACAGAAGACCCGAAAAGTCAACGAGGCAGCAGAGCTCTGCGCTGAATTGCAAACTTTGCAAATTGAAATAAAATATTTGCCCTAAAAACGTAATGGAAGTGTTAccgattgtattttattttgtgttTTCCTTCTCCGTTTGCTCGTCCTTAACGGAAACTTACATTGCAATAAAACGTGTCACAAAAGAGCGTCAGTCTGGCTAAAGCCACTTgattatacccggtactcaaaGAGTATCTTGACTCTCTATTTCTAGGTAGATTAGATTCGTATAGAAGGAAGAgcttccgaccccacaaatatatatttatattcttgatcagcatcaatagccgagtagGTATAGTCTGTCCAGATCTATAAAAGCAACCAACAACCAACAAaggtcgaaaatctgtggcatccacaattttgaagatacgagaaagcagaatcatagaaaattACCATATATACTAAATAACAGAATTTGGATTAGATCGGATTATTTCTCTTTATCTCTCTTTCTTAAACTGTACTTCGTTCAGTGTGCGCCCTCTGGCGGAATGAGCGAGGTCCATATAGCAGACGGATGACAATTGAAAAGAGGAAGAGTGAGATATTCAACGAGCGGTGCGGTTagaatattaataaatatatagaATATATAAATTACAGAATATATTCCCATCGCCACTATCTTGTGATGACAGCGTTTCTCCAACCTGAAAAATAGTGCTACTAATTTGGACAGAAGGCTATGCTGTCTAGCAGCCAATGACAGTCAATGAAAAGCAATGGAGGAACAGTACGAAATTAAGGAAACACAACGCTACAGCAACGACAAACAATGGTGTCCATTTAACAAAAAAGATGCGACAAATGATGTGCTGTGGCAGTCATATTAAGCGGCGGCTGTCGAATCCGTTCTCAGGACTCGTTTCTGTAGGTTTTCCGTCTAACGACAATTCACAGCGGGAGATGATTTGGGAGGCCCTGACGTGGCTTGCCTCGATAGAAAGGCAACATTCGGCCTTCGTCAATTTGAAAGGATGTTACAGCA
This region of Drosophila miranda strain MSH22 chromosome 2, D.miranda_PacBio2.1, whole genome shotgun sequence genomic DNA includes:
- the LOC108157441 gene encoding uncharacterized protein LOC108157441 isoform X2, encoding MDYSQAQSLMLSFLFVLSAGANANANGEVIFRIDPLALLSATLRTYQKAACDSDQVVIACPRGTSISIEFAQYNKFVAKDGYSIEELCPISGAAATEIRGKAKHLLRGSIFGSSSQKVPANRYVNGGYGGYGYGVAMAVPSAVDALTSTWASATGSELESRSTVNSGNPGKSVPVGELLGPADNGDDSPENCMWPNALQYSLLQTVVEACQKKKHCKFHGSPQFYGLGASGVGDSSGTSSYHSSTASSNAISNDPCPKRRKIVEVAYKCRPYEFRSKVACHNDVAQLECNPYSRIAVYSASFGRTEYESIQCPQPQGVREETCLASYATETVMQICHGRRRCNLAADANTFGTPCQPNSRMYLKVVYTCVPKQVLKESNDSEVEPDESEDFEGDINDLYDDELIYKESEAIPKLYGNTTALGRRNSTNGPGSGASANPAGNQTMTNGSLVSDVDGSGVNPVMTHSADLSLEDDQERMYFYLLIIGSLGVLFSIVIVATRLVLQKRRGLATNTHSTDSSSKGGGGGGGLVDETTIPSGFNDTISEIDADIDLTTPIPVPSVSKNENYLTYAPASNLYASLAPGSGPAAGLIANPLLVGARQSPDLIGISSGTFVATSSASAGPGTVAGILTPAIVIGANGAGAGLPGSSAISTMVPITSLAQYTTAPTIRGGYIINAEGMGMGVLQRQTNTPTPPSSLAGGSPAHPPSQQLQSPLSMTTLSHVAGPGTSTLRRSKPPMLQPQLSYDGTAPRTLSTGVAVGSQFYYG
- the LOC108157441 gene encoding uncharacterized protein LOC108157441 isoform X1, giving the protein MEPRQSCRRHCSRTSSRPVHLGATIIALALVWTQSPSSVFCGEKLALLSATLRTYQKAACDSDQVVIACPRGTSISIEFAQYNKFVAKDGYSIEELCPISGAAATEIRGKAKHLLRGSIFGSSSQKVPANRYVNGGYGGYGYGVAMAVPSAVDALTSTWASATGSELESRSTVNSGNPGKSVPVGELLGPADNGDDSPENCMWPNALQYSLLQTVVEACQKKKHCKFHGSPQFYGLGASGVGDSSGTSSYHSSTASSNAISNDPCPKRRKIVEVAYKCRPYEFRSKVACHNDVAQLECNPYSRIAVYSASFGRTEYESIQCPQPQGVREETCLASYATETVMQICHGRRRCNLAADANTFGTPCQPNSRMYLKVVYTCVPKQVLKESNDSEVEPDESEDFEGDINDLYDDELIYKESEAIPKLYGNTTALGRRNSTNGPGSGASANPAGNQTMTNGSLVSDVDGSGVNPVMTHSADLSLEDDQERMYFYLLIIGSLGVLFSIVIVATRLVLQKRRGLATNTHSTDSSSKGGGGGGGLVDETTIPSGFNDTISEIDADIDLTTPIPVPSVSKNENYLTYAPASNLYASLAPGSGPAAGLIANPLLVGARQSPDLIGISSGTFVATSSASAGPGTVAGILTPAIVIGANGAGAGLPGSSAISTMVPITSLAQYTTAPTIRGGYIINAEGMGMGVLQRQTNTPTPPSSLAGGSPAHPPSQQLQSPLSMTTLSHVAGPGTSTLRRSKPPMLQPQLSYDGTAPRTLSTGVAVGSQFYYG